Part of the Trichoderma asperellum chromosome 1, complete sequence genome is shown below.
CAAGTCTGTAGACTTTGCTCGGGAACTGTCAGAACGAGCCCATAATTGAAGCCTTACCAATTCAGAGGGGCTTGATCCAATCTCGGCGAGAGAGTGGGGAAGAACCGGCGCTGCCTCCAGATGGAGGAAATGGTTGCCGCCTTTGAACAGCGACCTCTCCTCATCGTCTTTGGCCTCATCGGCGTATTGCTTGTGCCGTGAAACTGCTTCATCGAAATCAAATGCCTGTGTGATGACACAGCGATGGCGATCTCGGATCAGACAATCCTCGCGAGGATCAGTGATCAGATCCGGCACGGCGGGCTGGGACATTAGAGTAGGCAGGGGTGCCCGTCTCGCAGAGGCCTTGACTAATAAGAGAGACACTACATGTTAGTAATAGTTATATACAGGCAGTGTataagtaggtaggtatatatataggtacatGAGTGCGCATGTGCAataggtatgtatatatcGTCGTATAAAcatatatgtgtgtgcgCAGACATGTAAATGAGTGTCGGGATGAATTGAAAATAAAGAACAAAACCATGTCGCACGCGGTAAGTAAAAGTTATCCACCAAGAAGTCTGCAAAGGCAGAGATCTTCAACCAGAGCTTATCAGCCTGCTCCTTGTCGTCCAGATTGACCCGGCCTTCACCGTCGATCGAGAGCTCCAGCGCCTGGTAAAAGGTCTGCAGGAAGTGGATTCGCGACTCCTCGGAGAGGGCGTATTCATAAGTGTAGCGGATCAGCAGATGGCGTTTATATTTCGAGCCGTCACGCTTCCTTTTACTGTAGCGATCAATGATGCGGTAGAACTTGATCCTTGCCATGGCCCTCTCCTCGGCATCCAGCGGTTCGTGCGCAGTGTTTAGCACGGCCGCTAGGAatcgctggtgctgctggagagACTCGGACGCcatctctgcttcttgtCTGTTTCACTTTGTACTGGGCCTAGCGTGTGTATTCCTGGGGGATTGGACGCATATTTCTGAGATGGCGggagagagatgaagataCTTTTTGTGCTCCCACCCGATGGAGGCGATGATCTTTTTTGGCCACGGTTGTCTGGTGGTGAAATTGAAGGAGCGAGGGATTGCTCGAGTCGGCGCCGTGAGGCCGGCAACTACCCTCAGGCGCATGTACATAATGCAGCTGACGTAAGGACAATGCCACCAAACGCCGTCATTGCATCAAGTTTAGGCCACGCAGCCTGAATTTGCTGGAATATCTGCTGTTTGGCGTCTGAGGGCAAGTAGAGTATGGTAGATGTAAGTATTCATTACGTAGCTGCCCTGCGGCGTCGTCCTGGATATCCTTGGCAGTTTACATGCTTGTGTTTCTCTGTGTTAATGTTTGAAATGCTGGAAATCTACAAGGTATGTAAGGTATGCAAGGAATCAAATAACCTACTAGGGAGGTACAGCAAAAGAATTATCACCAACCTACCTCCCAAGCACCTATCCGCATTGTACAATCAGCTGCAGCCAGTACCGCTGCTCTTATTCACAAGAGTTTGGGACTGGAGGCGCTACCACCATTGTATATGGTAGTCTTTGCCGATTGCTTTTCCGCTTTCTTggcaaaaaagatataaatcaTCAGCTACTTCCTTACGAGTAGAAGCTATTACACATTAATGAGTGTTTAGTTACGCCCATCATCCTGGCCGCTTGCCTAAATACTCAACATTGACGTTGGTGCCGAGTTGTCAGCATCAGCCTCGGAATATCTCATGTTTGAGGGCATACTGCATGTACCATACTATGGCGAAGGATATGCTATAATATACTACAGCGAGTTAGACGCTATAATGCTAACTAGCGAAGAGTCTAGATCGTCTATATTCAGGTATCTCAGCCTCGGGCAACATTAATCTTATTGAACCAAACACAGCCAACAAACATGCATGTACTTATATCGGCCGGCGTTCTTGTTTCCTTTAGTGTTGTGTATTCCTGGAGAAAGGACGCTGACATGGTGCAATTGCAATTGTAAGTATTCTCTTGTCGTTTCGTGAGTTATGCCAAGTATATAATTCGAGGGTTCAAAACTAAAACTATACGTCAACCTCCTCCTACTATTTTGCAAGCCGGGAATGTCATTGTCAGCAGGGTTAAGTACGCCGCGCCGCGGATATAGTGTCAAGTGAGATTTTTCTGAGAGTCCCacttaataaaagtaaactcaATGGCCGTGGGGGCAGTATCTACAAATATGATGATGCCCGAAAAGCAAATCTTCGTCGTGATACGATGCTCAGCAGTTGGTCATCcaagtacggagtagaaACAACCGAGATTCATGCTAGAAGCGTCGCCGCTGCCTAACCGAGAACCGGACTGTGGAGCGTTCGGCTCGAGGATAGAATCGTTGTTGTTTATCTTTCCCTTTCCAGGACAACAATGCAGAAATGGCCTAATTTAGTCTGATACAGTCTACAAGTAGTCGGTATGTTGGTTTACTTGTACTACGAAATGATATTGCTACCTAGCAGATAAAACTGCAATGTAGGTAGCAGATACCGCAGTACCGGTAACAACCTACGAGTACATCAAGTAGATACTTGAATTTTAGAGAATTGCACCACCCGCTCGATGCAGCGATGAAGCCTGCTCTGATCCCTGTTGCAGAAGCGCTATGCTAGCCGTGCTTAGCTTCTGGCCGAAGAATAGCGGTGTGATGATgcatgagagaagagaggggaaaaaaacctCGTCTGCTCGCTAATACCTGCTACTGCTGTAGGTAGTCTAATAGGTACTAGGTGCCTATTCTCGATGCTAGGGGTATGCAGTGCTGAACGCTGAACGAGCTTTTAACGGTGGCAATTCTTGATATGCGCTTGTGCTGCTAGTagaatacctagtaggtagtagcagTATTTCCATCGACTTTGTGGGCTGTGATCTTGTTCGCCAGAGTTGTGAATGACGGATGGATCATGTTTAGCGACCTACAGAATGGAGTGCTGCACAGCAGGCGTGAGTTGGCAACCCGGGGAAAGCTGCCGGTCTCCATATTCGAGTATGGCGAATGAAAAGCCCCGAGTCCTGCTGCCCAACAATGAGGGCCATCTTGGAGGGGCATCTTGGAGGGCATCTTGAAGGGCATTTCATTTCACTGCGAGTAGCACAACAGCTCGAGTAGGTCCAGAGATTGAGCCACGGCATTCTCTGATTTGCTGCGGCAGCCGCTGCCACGAAATTGGTGGCTGTTGCTCTCAAATCCCACCACCGATTTTGCCTACTTAGATAGGCATCTAGGCGCTGGATAGCGGTGGCTGGAGCTCGGTCCTCCCACCAGCTCGCGCCACAGGAGGTGGCAAGGATCCACCCTGGTCGTCCCGCGTGGGGCGGATCTTCCCTCTAGAGAGCGCCGGCGGTTATTGGACTTGGCCTCTGCTTTCCAGCAGCAATTTCATGATTGGCAGCAGgccatgtatgtacttggCGAAGGGCAGGGCTAATGAAGCCATGATTGTAGATATTGGTTAAGAAGACGGATAAATTTCTATGGATTCTCTTTTGTGCATACAGTACCGGTATATAGCGTGCTGACAAGATCTGTTTAGGTATACAATGGTATGTACTGTAGATACTTTGAGATTGTGTGTGGGGGTGGATTTTGACAGGCTCGTAGTCAAAGCTTGAAAATCTTGCAGAGACACACCAGATGAAGGGCGAGGGACATGATCATTTACAGACGCCCctttgaaagaagaaaataagacaaaaaagagacaaaaaacgCACGAGGTAAGACGCAGGGACCAAGTTGAGAGTTTCTCATGCAGGAAGTTGAGCGCTGAAGCATGACGGCTGTTGACGATGTTTATATTAGTCTTACAGTACTTGTATGCCACCACCAACTCTGTATGGCATGTGGTCATCGCCAGAGGCACGGCGCTGCATGACGCTAGCGATGATTACAGAAGGCAGATGCATTGATTGAACCCCGGGCCAGCGGTCAACTTTGCGCCCACTCACACGTATATCCAGTACCGTAGTCCCTACTGACAGAATGCACAGTAGTGCTTGGAGCATAAAATATAGCGTCAGGGGTTCGCCGACCCGCCCTGACCACCATCCCAAGCGCCGGGGAAGTCTTGGGAACCTGGAGCTGCGCGCCGGCCACTGCACCAGGCGAGTACCCGCTACGTCCGGCTTCGACAGCCCATTTCGCCCGGACATTTAGCATCCAATAGCACAATCAACTGACCTGATGCTACCCCATCccgcatggcatggcattgGCAGGCCCAGCACCCGAAACTCGACGATGAGCCCGTCGTGCTGCAATTTTTCAGTCCTGCCGGGCCAATTGACGCGGATTGACGGCGCTTCCGAGGccattcaaaaaaaaaaaaaaaaaagccggaaacaagagaaagaaacgcAACGCAGAAGCCAGAACAAAGGCTGGCAGCTCCGCCGTCGATTCCACGATAGCTTCTCGGCGCACTACTTGGTGCCTTCTGATTGATTACATTCGATCCGTCAGGCAGCTTCTTCCCCACAGTCCAGGCCTGTCCCACGACgcttgtttttctcttccttttttttctcttctcttctcttgcttgtcctttgtctcttttcgACGCTCTTGTTTTGCTCTCCCTCCCAGGGAAAAATAATCCCGTGCCAAAAATAAACCCCCCAGAGGTTGcggccccccccccccccccggcGTCAAACGAACTCCTTTCCTGGCACCGACTAGCCTCGACCAGCCCGCAGCCCCTCGATGAAACACCAAAGTCTTTGCCGTATTACGCATGCTGAAGACCGCTAACCGACCCAGCCAAACGAAGCTCACTGTCACTGTTACTGCCGGCGCAGATTCGGAGTCTCTAGTGCCTTGCTGCATCTGATCTGCCTGCCTacgaggcgctgctgctgctgctacctggCACGAAATAGGTGTTGCTGCTCGCATACCAGGCCTTGAATCGAACCACCTCTGCGTTGTCTGCGTTGCAGCGTCAGAAAGGAGGAGCAAGCCGCTATCTGAGCTCTCAAGCCCTCCCCTGGACAAAGGGACAAAGGCGCTGGAGCGACCCAGCCTGCCCGGCACTGCGAGTTACTGATCGCCAACTGTCAAGAGTCGAGAGCCCACTACACAGCGAAACCCAAACCCTACCAAACCCGCTCTCGTCAACCAGCTACGAGGGCCCTCCTCGATGGCAATGGACTCGGGCGAGAAGCTGAGCGGCCGTGAGCC
Proteins encoded:
- a CDS encoding uncharacterized protein (EggNog:ENOG41), coding for MASESLQQHQRFLAAVLNTAHEPLDAEERAMARIKFYRIIDRYSKRKRDGSKYKRHLLIRYTYEYALSEESRIHFLQTFYQALELSIDGEGRVNLDDKEQADKLWLKISAFADFLVDNFYLPLKASARRAPLPTLMSQPAVPDLITDPREDCLIRDRHRCVITQAFDFDEAVSRHKQYADEAKDDEERSLFKGGNHFLHLEAAPVLPHSLAEIGSSPSELVRLQLWARSDSSRAKSTDLVNSKAKSHIRDTESDQEAHAGDPQHIRQWYSKVNQRVRWQTAQCHDPHQKLPSHVWRVRVLLHAA
- a CDS encoding uncharacterized protein (EggNog:ENOG41), with protein sequence MASESLQQHQRFLAAVLNTAHEPLDAEERAMARIKFYRIIDRYSKRKRDGSKYKRHLLIRYTYEYALSEESRIHFLQTFYQALELSIDGEGRVNLDDKEQADKLWLKISAFADFLVDNFYLPLKASARRAPLPTLMSQPAVPDLITDPREDCLIRDRHRCVITQAFDFDEAVSRHKQYADEAKDDEERSLFKGGNHFLHLEAAPVLPHSLAEIGSSPSELSRTKKLTLEILNIFDNGIQKLINECVGKPRNAMTLTKNYHHMFGEFEFYFTRLDGPNDPPHTYKIDNFLSSPMRKELPVTRTFYTEADGKTIDPPEPRFLALRRSLAHVLYLSSAGQYIDELLKKLKEKPADEDGSTELGLFAQLRLDGWCPATNTERQ